From Cognatishimia activa, one genomic window encodes:
- a CDS encoding AI-2E family transporter has product MALPVQEQAKYWGIVTTVFLVALWFLGDVILPFVLGGAIAYFLDPVADRLETMGFSRAMATTVITLVAILIFVIMVLAVVPTLVSQATSLIQTAPQLASDLQTFLTTRFPQLLEPDSAVSQTLAAIGQQVQTKGGALLQTALTSAASILNVAVLLVIVPVVAFYLLLDWDNMIAKINDHLPLDHAPVIRDLAGQIDQTLASFVRGMGTVCLILGTYYAIALMIVGLQFGLVVGFVAGLITFIPYVGALVGGALAIGLGLFQFWGDWVSLGLVAGIFGLGQVIEGNVLTPKLVGSSVGLHPVWLIFALSVFGTLFGFVGMLVAVPVAAAIGVLVRYAADQYKTSRLYVGETGRKDG; this is encoded by the coding sequence ATGGCACTTCCGGTACAAGAACAAGCCAAATATTGGGGCATAGTAACGACGGTATTTCTCGTCGCACTCTGGTTCTTAGGCGATGTCATTTTACCCTTTGTACTGGGTGGTGCGATTGCCTACTTCCTTGATCCAGTGGCAGATAGATTGGAAACCATGGGGTTTTCCCGCGCCATGGCAACAACCGTAATCACCTTGGTTGCCATTTTGATCTTTGTCATCATGGTCTTGGCAGTCGTTCCAACGCTTGTCTCTCAGGCGACCTCCCTAATTCAAACGGCACCGCAACTTGCCTCTGATCTTCAGACCTTCTTAACCACTCGATTTCCTCAGCTACTTGAGCCTGATAGCGCCGTCAGCCAAACACTCGCGGCGATTGGTCAGCAAGTTCAGACCAAAGGCGGAGCTCTACTTCAAACTGCGCTGACATCGGCAGCCTCGATTTTGAATGTTGCGGTACTTCTGGTGATAGTGCCTGTTGTGGCTTTCTACTTGCTGCTCGATTGGGACAACATGATCGCGAAGATCAACGACCACCTGCCATTGGATCACGCACCGGTCATTCGGGATCTCGCTGGGCAAATTGACCAAACACTGGCGAGTTTTGTGCGAGGCATGGGCACCGTTTGTTTGATCCTTGGTACCTATTACGCCATCGCTTTGATGATTGTGGGCCTGCAATTTGGCCTCGTTGTTGGATTTGTCGCAGGTCTTATCACCTTCATTCCTTATGTCGGTGCCCTAGTGGGCGGCGCTTTGGCCATCGGTTTGGGCCTGTTCCAATTCTGGGGCGATTGGGTTTCTCTGGGATTGGTCGCTGGCATCTTTGGGCTTGGCCAAGTGATTGAAGGCAACGTGCTGACGCCAAAACTCGTAGGCAGTTCCGTTGGCCTCCACCCAGTCTGGCTGATCTTCGCCCTTTCAGTATTCGGTACGCTCTTTGGCTTTGTTGGCATGCTTGTGGCTGTCCCTGTCGCCGCCGCCATCGGCGTGCTGGTGCGCTATGCGGCCGACCAATATAAGACCTCTCGCCTTTATGTTGGCGAAACAGGACGCAAAGACGGCTGA
- a CDS encoding RNA polymerase sigma factor: MTEFETQLIALRPKLHRYCARMVGSALDAEDIVQDGIAAALRKLPSQTVRNPESWLFRIVHNRALDHLRRAENVPMLPLPEDPIDEDSPPPFEQKEMATFALSIFMQLTPLQRCAVILKDVMGYSLSEVSELLDLSVGGVKSALHRGRDNLKQISAREPTTQRIEIKDNQRALLKDYVQRFSTRDFDGIRARLLEDVELELVHRIQSKGAKRVGRYYSNYEAVDLFSVVPCSVEGRLAMHVTDEVGAYFVLLNWCDDRLSAIKDFRYARYVCDSVEVTFL, translated from the coding sequence ATGACAGAATTTGAAACTCAGTTGATTGCCCTAAGGCCCAAGCTCCATCGCTATTGCGCGCGTATGGTGGGGTCTGCCCTGGACGCTGAAGACATTGTGCAGGATGGCATCGCCGCCGCTCTGCGCAAACTCCCTTCCCAAACGGTCCGCAATCCCGAAAGCTGGCTCTTTCGCATCGTGCATAATCGCGCATTGGATCATTTGCGGCGCGCTGAAAATGTACCGATGCTCCCCTTACCCGAAGACCCCATTGATGAAGACAGCCCTCCCCCTTTTGAACAAAAAGAGATGGCGACTTTTGCATTGTCGATCTTCATGCAGCTCACCCCACTTCAGCGCTGTGCTGTTATACTGAAGGATGTGATGGGGTATTCCCTTTCTGAGGTGTCAGAGCTTTTGGACCTTAGTGTCGGCGGCGTGAAATCTGCTCTGCATCGCGGGCGGGATAATCTCAAACAGATATCCGCCAGAGAGCCAACCACGCAACGAATTGAAATCAAAGACAATCAGCGCGCGTTGTTAAAGGACTATGTGCAACGCTTCAGCACGCGAGACTTCGATGGTATCCGCGCAAGGCTATTAGAGGATGTCGAACTTGAGCTTGTTCATCGTATTCAATCCAAAGGGGCAAAGCGTGTCGGTCGATATTATTCCAACTATGAAGCGGTTGATCTTTTCTCAGTTGTCCCATGTTCTGTGGAGGGACGCCTCGCCATGCATGTGACCGATGAAGTAGGCGCATATTTTGTTTTGCTCAACTGGTGTGATGACCGTCTCTCTGCCATTAAGGACTTCCGCTATGCACGATATGTCTGTGACAGCGTTGAGGTCACCTTCCTCTAG
- a CDS encoding RNA degradosome polyphosphate kinase, which translates to MTQADFLKSDFPTPVELPEIDLSGPSRFFNRELSWLSFNWRVLEEAENPSVPLLERLRFLSISAANLDEFYTVRVAGLRELQREGNTTPGQDGLSPSEQLVLINEDARNLMQSQQRIFVALRDEMEQENIALLNHKAVTKADKPFLQEFFLNKVFPVLSPLAIDPAHPFPFIPNLGYSLALELERKKDKRFLQALLPIPQQIDRFIELPTEGDQKRFLPLEDLLLLHLDSLFPGYKAKGHCTFRVLRDSDLEVEEEAEDLVREFEVALKRRRRGEVVRMKMSANAPNSLKTLIMAELHVKADQVVEIEGMIGIADLKELVLDERPDLMWPSFAPRVPERVQDHGGDMFAAIKQKDMLLHHPYETFDMVVRFLTQAARDPNVVAIKQTLYRTSNRSPIVEALCEAAEDGKSVTALVELKARFDEAANIRQSRRLERAGAHVVYGFTDWKTHAKISTVVRREGDRLVTYTHYGTGNYHPITAKIYTDLSFFTCDDALGRDATKVFNYLSGYVQPDSLENLAISPISLKSTLIDKIKAEIEHAKAGRPAEIWAKMNSLIEPHVIDALYEASQAGVKISLVVRGICGLRPGVKGLSENIRVKSIVGRFLEHSRIACFGNGHGLPSKEAEVYISSADWMGRNLNRRVETLVQIKNPTVKAQIVSQVMAANLADVAQSWVMKPDGSFDRLPVPEGKFAFNCHRFFMEYPSLSGRGSAGAADVPKLTHTN; encoded by the coding sequence ATGACACAGGCTGACTTTCTAAAATCTGATTTTCCGACACCGGTTGAACTCCCAGAGATCGATCTCTCCGGTCCATCCCGTTTTTTCAACCGCGAGCTCAGCTGGCTGAGTTTCAACTGGCGTGTTCTTGAAGAAGCGGAAAACCCTTCTGTCCCACTGCTTGAGCGCCTACGGTTCCTATCGATTTCTGCAGCAAATCTGGATGAATTTTACACGGTGCGTGTCGCCGGTCTGCGCGAACTCCAGCGCGAAGGCAACACAACTCCGGGCCAGGATGGTCTATCACCATCGGAACAACTGGTACTGATCAACGAAGACGCACGTAACCTGATGCAGTCCCAACAGCGTATCTTTGTGGCGCTGCGTGATGAGATGGAACAAGAAAACATCGCTCTTCTAAACCACAAGGCGGTCACCAAAGCAGATAAGCCGTTTCTGCAAGAGTTTTTCCTGAATAAGGTGTTTCCGGTTCTCTCCCCTCTGGCGATTGACCCCGCACACCCTTTCCCGTTCATTCCGAACCTCGGATACTCACTGGCGCTGGAGCTAGAGCGCAAGAAAGACAAACGTTTCCTGCAAGCACTTTTGCCGATCCCGCAACAGATTGACCGCTTCATCGAATTGCCAACTGAAGGCGATCAGAAACGCTTCTTGCCTCTCGAAGACCTTCTGCTTTTGCATCTGGACAGCCTCTTCCCAGGCTATAAGGCTAAAGGTCATTGTACGTTCCGCGTTCTGCGCGATAGCGATCTTGAGGTTGAAGAAGAAGCCGAAGACCTAGTGCGCGAATTTGAGGTTGCACTAAAACGCCGCCGCCGTGGTGAAGTGGTGCGCATGAAAATGTCAGCGAATGCGCCCAATAGTCTGAAAACACTGATTATGGCTGAACTGCATGTGAAAGCCGATCAAGTGGTTGAGATCGAAGGCATGATCGGCATTGCTGACCTCAAAGAGCTGGTCTTGGATGAGCGCCCCGATCTGATGTGGCCTTCCTTTGCACCGCGCGTTCCCGAACGTGTACAAGACCACGGAGGGGATATGTTTGCAGCGATCAAGCAAAAAGACATGCTGCTGCACCACCCTTATGAGACCTTCGACATGGTTGTACGCTTCCTGACGCAGGCAGCGCGCGATCCAAATGTGGTGGCGATCAAACAGACCCTTTACCGAACCTCCAATCGCTCCCCTATCGTGGAGGCGCTTTGCGAGGCTGCAGAAGATGGCAAATCCGTCACTGCACTTGTTGAACTCAAAGCCCGTTTCGACGAGGCCGCCAACATTCGCCAATCCCGGCGCCTAGAGCGCGCGGGTGCCCATGTGGTTTACGGTTTTACCGATTGGAAGACTCACGCCAAGATCTCTACTGTGGTCCGCCGCGAGGGCGACCGTCTGGTGACCTACACACACTACGGCACTGGGAACTATCACCCGATCACAGCCAAGATTTATACCGACCTCAGCTTCTTCACCTGTGATGATGCACTGGGACGAGACGCCACCAAAGTCTTCAACTATCTCTCAGGCTACGTTCAGCCCGACAGTCTGGAGAACCTCGCGATCTCACCAATCTCATTGAAGTCCACCTTGATCGATAAAATCAAAGCCGAGATCGAACACGCAAAGGCAGGAAGACCTGCTGAGATTTGGGCCAAGATGAACTCGCTGATTGAGCCACATGTCATCGATGCTCTTTATGAAGCCTCCCAAGCGGGTGTGAAAATCAGTCTTGTTGTGCGCGGTATTTGTGGTCTGCGCCCCGGCGTGAAGGGACTTTCTGAAAACATCCGCGTCAAATCCATTGTCGGACGATTCTTAGAGCACAGCCGCATCGCCTGCTTTGGCAATGGCCACGGGTTGCCATCAAAAGAAGCCGAAGTCTATATCTCCTCTGCCGACTGGATGGGACGAAATTTGAATCGCCGCGTGGAAACCCTGGTGCAGATCAAAAACCCAACCGTGAAGGCACAAATTGTTAGCCAGGTCATGGCAGCCAATCTCGCGGACGTAGCGCAAAGCTGGGTTATGAAGCCAGACGGGAGTTTTGATCGCCTGCCCGTGCCTGAAGGCAAGTTCGCTTTTAATTGCCATAGATTCTTCATGGAATACCCGTCTCTGTCAGGACGCGGCTCTGCAGGCGCGGCAGACGTGCCGAAACTCACGCACACGAATTAA
- a CDS encoding DUF1330 domain-containing protein, which yields MTVTVVAMTSINDDEPLALAEYFRVTGPLLERAGAKIKKSFHINEVVVGHRPAKTVFIVEYPDKAAVDMVFGSQEYQDVIPSRDLAFSEYNVTIAADDSQASEDFASAE from the coding sequence ATGACTGTTACCGTCGTGGCAATGACGTCTATAAACGACGATGAACCTCTGGCATTGGCTGAATATTTCCGGGTGACCGGGCCTTTGTTAGAGCGCGCTGGCGCAAAAATTAAGAAATCGTTCCATATCAATGAGGTCGTGGTTGGGCACCGACCTGCAAAGACTGTCTTTATCGTGGAGTACCCAGATAAAGCAGCAGTGGATATGGTTTTTGGAAGTCAGGAATATCAAGATGTTATTCCGTCACGCGACCTCGCCTTTTCAGAGTATAACGTGACAATCGCCGCCGATGATAGTCAGGCCTCAGAGGATTTCGCCTCCGCCGAATAA
- a CDS encoding fasciclin domain-containing protein, whose translation MSFAKKFAATVVAATIGSSAVASNTIVDIAVGDDRFSTLVAAVSAAGLVETLQGPGPFTVYAPVNEAFAALPAGTVETLLKPENKGDLTNVLLYHVDDRNLTSSQIPAGSNYFKPVLASERLCITKDSNGVMISDGTGDMATVVIADIKADNGVIHVIDKVLLPGTRPSC comes from the coding sequence ATGTCGTTCGCAAAGAAATTTGCGGCCACCGTAGTGGCCGCCACCATCGGCTCGTCCGCAGTCGCGTCTAACACCATCGTAGACATCGCTGTTGGCGATGATCGTTTCTCAACACTCGTGGCTGCAGTCAGCGCTGCTGGCCTGGTTGAAACGCTACAAGGACCTGGTCCGTTTACAGTCTATGCTCCAGTCAACGAGGCTTTCGCTGCGCTGCCTGCCGGAACCGTTGAAACACTGTTGAAGCCAGAGAACAAAGGCGATCTGACCAACGTCCTGCTTTACCATGTGGATGACCGCAACCTGACCTCAAGCCAAATCCCTGCTGGCTCCAACTACTTCAAGCCGGTTCTGGCGTCTGAGCGTCTGTGCATCACTAAAGACAGCAATGGCGTTATGATCTCCGATGGTACCGGCGATATGGCGACTGTCGTTATTGCTGACATCAAAGCCGATAATGGCGTCATTCACGTGATTGATAAGGTTCTGCTGCCAGGCACACGCCCAAGCTGCTGA
- a CDS encoding SDR family oxidoreductase gives MSLSGKTVMITGASKGLGRAMAEKAASLGATVWAIGRDQADLASLAATFDAIHPLALDITADDAADKAFNVASPDILILSAGAAPKMAPVRELSWQEFSTNWQTDVRQSYNFGRAALTKPLKDGSTVATISSGAALSGSFASGGYAGAKRMQWFLSGYLQKEAQELGRDIRFLTILPKQQFRDTQLGHQASTGYAERLGIPHEEFLSRFKNALTPEGFAEKAFEVLLGPDTVETSSFGINGAGIEKLD, from the coding sequence ATGTCACTCTCTGGAAAAACCGTCATGATCACTGGGGCCAGCAAGGGACTGGGGCGCGCGATGGCCGAGAAAGCCGCGTCTTTGGGCGCGACGGTCTGGGCCATTGGGCGTGATCAAGCGGATCTGGCGTCTCTTGCAGCAACTTTTGATGCCATTCATCCTTTGGCCTTGGACATCACCGCAGATGACGCTGCCGACAAAGCCTTCAATGTTGCTTCTCCTGATATTCTGATCCTCTCCGCAGGGGCCGCTCCCAAAATGGCGCCTGTCCGAGAGCTGAGCTGGCAGGAATTCTCTACCAATTGGCAAACAGATGTGCGCCAGTCCTACAACTTTGGTAGAGCCGCTTTGACAAAACCACTGAAGGATGGCTCGACCGTGGCCACGATTTCCAGTGGCGCCGCTCTGAGCGGGTCTTTTGCCTCAGGTGGGTATGCCGGTGCGAAACGCATGCAGTGGTTCCTCTCTGGCTATCTGCAAAAAGAGGCTCAAGAGCTTGGTCGCGATATTCGGTTTCTGACGATCCTGCCCAAGCAACAGTTTCGGGACACCCAGTTGGGGCATCAAGCGTCTACAGGGTATGCGGAGCGGCTTGGTATTCCGCATGAAGAGTTTCTGTCGAGGTTTAAGAATGCGCTCACTCCCGAAGGCTTCGCGGAAAAAGCCTTTGAGGTTCTTCTTGGCCCCGATACCGTTGAAACCAGCAGCTTTGGGATCAACGGCGCTGGCATCGAAAAGCTCGACTAG
- a CDS encoding DnaA ATPase domain-containing protein, with protein MAEQLSFDLPVRPALGRDDFFVSEANAMAVALVENWPNWSAGKLVISGPVGSGKTHLVHVWANLSNGRIIDATELLAADIPSLASDPVAIENVHLIADDAKAQDALFHLHNLVLAEGNTLLLTGVSAPKHWGLTLPDLASRMQGTMNATLSDPDDMLLSVLLAKLFNDRQLVPSPDTIPYLVKQIDRSYAAARDLVEDLDRASLSEKKPITRAFASRFLRNQAG; from the coding sequence ATGGCAGAACAACTGAGTTTTGATCTCCCCGTTCGCCCGGCTTTGGGGCGGGATGATTTCTTTGTGTCAGAAGCCAACGCTATGGCTGTGGCTCTGGTGGAAAACTGGCCCAATTGGTCAGCAGGCAAGCTGGTGATCAGCGGCCCCGTTGGCAGTGGGAAAACACACCTCGTCCATGTTTGGGCCAATCTCAGCAACGGGCGTATTATTGACGCGACAGAATTGCTGGCCGCCGATATCCCATCACTCGCATCTGACCCTGTTGCCATTGAAAACGTGCATCTGATTGCAGATGACGCCAAGGCTCAAGATGCACTCTTTCATCTGCACAACCTTGTTCTGGCAGAAGGCAATACGCTGCTCCTGACCGGGGTCAGCGCGCCGAAGCATTGGGGCCTGACACTTCCTGATCTGGCCAGCCGTATGCAGGGCACAATGAACGCGACTCTGTCTGACCCTGATGACATGCTGCTTTCGGTGCTACTGGCAAAGCTTTTTAATGACCGCCAGTTGGTCCCATCGCCTGACACAATCCCTTATCTGGTCAAACAGATCGATCGCAGCTACGCCGCTGCACGCGATCTTGTCGAAGACCTAGACCGCGCATCGCTATCTGAAAAGAAGCCCATCACCCGCGCCTTCGCCAGCCGCTTTCTGCGCAATCAAGCGGGATGA
- a CDS encoding ClbS/DfsB family four-helix bundle protein, with protein sequence MAATSKAELIAVSDKEFDKLIKLVKSFQPDQAMEKQDEDTSVKDIIAHRAHWIDLFLGWYWDGLAGKAVYFPAEGYKWNDLKRYNADLRASQSDIDWSTAQILLQDGYEKLMRFIENRSEAELYGAPMKGAKNAWTPGRWAEAAGPSHFRSAAKYLRSVRKQLQS encoded by the coding sequence ATGGCCGCAACAAGCAAAGCTGAACTCATTGCAGTGTCTGATAAGGAGTTTGATAAGCTGATCAAACTCGTTAAGTCCTTCCAGCCCGATCAGGCGATGGAAAAGCAGGACGAGGATACTTCTGTTAAGGATATTATTGCGCATCGGGCGCATTGGATTGATTTGTTCCTAGGCTGGTATTGGGACGGGCTGGCCGGAAAGGCGGTGTATTTTCCAGCAGAAGGCTACAAATGGAACGATTTAAAGCGCTATAACGCTGACCTCAGAGCTTCTCAGAGCGATATTGATTGGTCCACGGCGCAAATATTGTTGCAGGACGGCTATGAAAAACTCATGCGGTTCATTGAAAATCGCTCAGAGGCTGAGCTTTATGGCGCGCCGATGAAGGGAGCCAAGAATGCCTGGACGCCTGGACGATGGGCCGAAGCCGCCGGACCAAGTCACTTTCGATCTGCTGCGAAGTACCTCCGGTCAGTACGGAAGCAGCTCCAGTCGTGA
- a CDS encoding Ppx/GppA family phosphatase yields the protein MDGTGDSTQEWGPFGRPLFDDAAARKLSRVGVVDVGSNSVRLVVFDGAARSPAYFYNEKIMCTLGAGLSETGRLNPEGRVRALNAIRRFQDIAANICDEPLTAVATAAVREAKDGPDFCAEVLRETGLDIHVIDGQEEARLSAQGVLLGWPGSYGLVCDIGGSSMELAEMSDGEIGKRVTSQLGPLKLRDVPGGAEGRRKYINETLDQLKDYMGDQQNRLFLVGGSWRAIARIDMERRNYPLRVLHEYRMSTDSIRKTAAYIHAYDPDDLRQRCGVSSLRMSLIPMAAEVLIGIADRFAPVDIAISSYGIREGMLYEQMPNKLRKRDPLIEACRFAENKDARLPGFGKSLNHFVTPLFPDATQDRKRLIKAACLLHDVSWRAHPDYRAEACFDYATRANLGGLSHQERVFLGLALLHRYRNKREGTRFEDMFALLSEEELQDAEILGKALRFGAMLWMKKDAEMGQFTYNPEANTLEFSLPQSSASLFGEVASARLSSLATTMGAELSIVSV from the coding sequence ATGGACGGAACCGGCGATTCCACACAGGAATGGGGGCCCTTTGGTCGCCCGCTATTTGATGATGCCGCGGCGCGCAAACTCTCGCGCGTGGGTGTCGTTGATGTTGGATCGAACTCCGTCCGACTTGTGGTTTTTGACGGCGCAGCGCGCAGCCCTGCCTACTTCTACAATGAAAAGATCATGTGTACGCTGGGCGCTGGCCTATCCGAAACCGGTCGCCTGAACCCTGAAGGCCGCGTTCGCGCGCTCAACGCTATTCGACGCTTCCAGGATATAGCCGCAAATATTTGCGATGAACCGCTTACAGCCGTTGCGACAGCAGCGGTGCGCGAAGCGAAAGATGGACCGGACTTCTGCGCCGAAGTGCTGCGCGAAACGGGCCTCGATATTCACGTCATCGACGGTCAAGAAGAAGCACGGCTTTCTGCGCAGGGTGTCCTCTTAGGCTGGCCGGGCTCATATGGGCTGGTCTGTGACATTGGTGGTTCTTCGATGGAACTCGCTGAGATGAGCGATGGTGAGATTGGCAAGCGCGTCACCTCACAGCTTGGCCCATTGAAACTGCGCGACGTGCCCGGCGGTGCGGAAGGGCGTCGTAAATACATCAACGAAACGCTTGATCAGCTCAAAGACTATATGGGAGATCAGCAAAACCGACTGTTCCTTGTGGGTGGCTCCTGGCGCGCCATTGCACGTATTGACATGGAGCGGCGCAACTACCCGCTCAGAGTTCTGCACGAATACCGCATGAGCACGGATTCCATCAGGAAAACAGCGGCTTATATCCATGCCTATGACCCTGACGATCTGCGTCAGCGCTGCGGAGTTTCCTCACTGCGGATGTCTCTTATTCCGATGGCAGCCGAAGTTCTGATCGGCATTGCAGACCGTTTTGCCCCGGTTGATATCGCCATTTCTTCATACGGCATCCGCGAAGGCATGCTTTATGAGCAAATGCCCAATAAATTGCGCAAGCGCGACCCTTTGATCGAAGCCTGTCGCTTTGCTGAAAACAAAGATGCGCGTCTGCCGGGTTTTGGCAAATCCCTCAATCATTTTGTCACGCCACTATTCCCGGACGCCACACAAGATCGCAAACGCCTGATCAAGGCCGCCTGTCTGTTGCATGACGTCAGCTGGCGCGCGCATCCGGACTACAGAGCTGAAGCCTGTTTTGACTATGCAACGCGTGCAAATCTTGGTGGGCTGAGCCATCAGGAACGGGTTTTCCTAGGTCTCGCCCTGCTGCACCGCTATCGCAACAAACGCGAAGGCACGCGATTTGAAGACATGTTTGCCCTTCTCAGCGAAGAAGAACTGCAAGATGCGGAAATCCTTGGCAAGGCGCTCCGCTTCGGGGCCATGCTGTGGATGAAGAAAGACGCTGAAATGGGGCAGTTCACCTACAATCCTGAGGCAAACACATTGGAGTTCTCCCTACCGCAATCCTCGGCATCGCTGTTTGGAGAAGTGGCCTCTGCCCGATTGAGTTCTTTGGCGACGACCATGGGTGCTGAGCTAAGCATCGTTTCGGTTTAA
- the proS gene encoding proline--tRNA ligase, which translates to MRLSRYFLPVLKETPSEAQIVSHRYMLRAGMIKQSSAGIYSWLPMGFKVLRKLENIVHEEQIRAGHVPMLMPTLQSADLWRESGRYDGYGAEMLRMKDRHERDMLFSPTAEEMFTDVFRSHVKSYKDLPLTLYQIQWKFRDEVRPRFGVMRGREFFMKDGYNFDLTKEDALHAYNRHLVSYLRTYERMGLQAIPMRADSGPIGGDYTHEFLVLAETGESEVFYDSEITDLKFGDRDIDFDSHAECQAVLEEFTSRYARTDETHDEAAFNEVPEERRRTARGIEVGQIFYFGTQYSEAMGATVQTPEGQNVPVHMGSHGIGVSRLLGAIIEASHDDKGIIWPEGVTPFHVGIVNLKQGDEEADAACEALEKSFEALGLEPLYDDRKERAGGKFATMDLIGLPWRITVGPRGLKNGVVELTSRRTGESEELSPEEAVKKVAEIYANHRVIGL; encoded by the coding sequence ATGCGCCTGTCCCGTTATTTTCTGCCGGTTCTGAAGGAAACCCCTTCAGAAGCTCAAATTGTCAGCCACCGCTATATGCTGCGCGCAGGTATGATTAAACAATCCAGCGCAGGTATTTATTCCTGGCTGCCGATGGGTTTCAAGGTGCTGCGTAAGCTAGAGAACATCGTACACGAAGAGCAAATCCGTGCGGGTCACGTGCCAATGCTGATGCCAACCCTGCAATCTGCGGACCTTTGGCGTGAAAGTGGCCGCTATGACGGCTACGGTGCCGAGATGCTACGCATGAAAGACCGCCATGAGCGCGACATGCTGTTCAGCCCAACCGCTGAAGAGATGTTTACAGATGTCTTCCGCAGCCATGTGAAGTCCTACAAAGACCTGCCGCTGACACTGTACCAAATCCAGTGGAAATTCCGTGATGAGGTGCGCCCCCGTTTTGGTGTGATGCGCGGCCGTGAATTCTTCATGAAAGACGGTTATAACTTTGACCTCACCAAAGAAGACGCGCTGCACGCCTATAACCGCCACCTTGTCAGCTATCTGCGCACTTACGAACGTATGGGCCTGCAAGCGATCCCAATGCGCGCGGACTCTGGTCCGATTGGCGGCGACTACACACACGAGTTCCTTGTGCTGGCAGAGACAGGTGAATCTGAGGTCTTCTATGATAGTGAAATCACCGATCTGAAGTTCGGCGACCGCGATATCGACTTTGACAGCCATGCGGAATGTCAGGCCGTACTAGAAGAGTTCACCTCTCGCTACGCACGTACAGATGAGACCCACGATGAGGCGGCCTTTAACGAGGTACCTGAAGAACGTCGTCGGACCGCCCGCGGTATCGAAGTTGGTCAGATCTTCTACTTTGGCACGCAGTATTCCGAAGCGATGGGTGCGACGGTTCAGACTCCTGAAGGGCAGAACGTGCCCGTGCACATGGGGAGCCACGGGATTGGCGTATCCCGTCTGTTGGGTGCGATCATCGAAGCGAGCCACGATGACAAAGGGATCATCTGGCCGGAAGGTGTCACTCCGTTCCACGTGGGTATTGTGAACCTCAAGCAAGGCGACGAAGAAGCTGACGCCGCATGTGAGGCTCTTGAGAAGAGTTTCGAAGCGCTGGGCCTTGAGCCGCTTTATGACGATCGTAAAGAACGCGCGGGTGGTAAATTCGCGACCATGGATCTGATCGGTCTGCCTTGGCGCATCACTGTCGGCCCGCGTGGTCTGAAGAATGGTGTTGTTGAGCTGACCTCTCGCCGGACAGGTGAAAGCGAAGAGCTGTCTCCGGAAGAGGCGGTGAAGAAGGTTGCGGAGATTTACGCAAATCATCGCGTGATTGGGCTGTAA